The DNA sequence TTTATTTCAAGCATATGAAATCCAATGCATAGAATTACATTTGCTACACCGGAGACTTTGCATTATAGAATTGTTACTTCCAAGATCACTTGTAAAAAATGACTCCTTAAAAAAGAGTGGCGAATGTAAGATAGTTTTCCTGCATTCAATGACCAAAATCACCCTCTTTCttctcatgggtggaatgttattaatatttgtcATTATTTATTATACAATTAAGAATATTTTTTTTgatccagtgtttctatgtcaaacagttttgttatatttcagtcttctgtgatgtatataaagtgtaacattgggatgcaaactcaacattttatatatatttcaactctatatctgacatggtacaggtgtcttcttcttTTTTCTAAGCCCACAAccatgtgtgtggggtgtatacttTTGGTTCAAAGTACATTTGTTTAAGATTACCTTGAAACACTTCGTGTGACCTTGATTTAGCCCACTTCAGTAAAATGATTTATTAAACAAGGTTTCACAGCAAGTTCAATGTTATAGTAAAACCACAAAATGTTACTCTGTAAGCCTACGATGGCCCTAAGGGGCCAACCATAAAAGCACTAACTGAAGGGGATGGCTAATAGTAATCTCATCCATGGCACGTTCCATGGCAGAGAATGGATTTGGGTTTTCCCCCATCTCTCAAAGCTATAAGAGGAGAAATATACCTGTTTATTCATACAGGTCCATTTACCATATATCTCGCTTCTGAGGTCATAACAATACAATTTTCACCAATGAGTCACCATTGAGACCAATATCTATTTTAAAACGGAACCCTGCATACACACAagttacaaaataaaataaaaatacaatagaatataaTACAAATATTCAAGGAAAACAATCACATTCCTCAGCAAGGAGGTCCCTAAACAAGATTTTGAACTGCCCAAGAGGCACCAGAATCTGCATTTGTAGGGAACTCTGATTGTTCCATACATGGTGTGCAAGTAAGCTAAAAGCAGATGTACCTAACTCTGAGGAGGCCGAAAGGGTTTCCAGAGTTAGTCATTCCTGAGAACGGGTATGGTAACTCGTACTCGTACGGTTATTCATGGTGTTAGGATTTATAGGTAAAAGACAGCAATGGATCGACCTATGTGATTTCAAAGAGGGCCGGCCTACATTCTGGTAAAGAATGCAGTGGTGTGTACTGAACCTTTCACCTGTAGTAAAATGTGGTGCGATATGGTAAACCGTATCTAATGGAGCAAGAGCGAGAGATCCCAACCATTACAACATGGATAGATCATAACATGGATATATCATCCAGTATGAGAAGTTGAGGATATCAACCAAAGCTAGAGAAAAGCaaacatacactcttagaaaaaagttgTTACCTAAAGCCATAAAGGGTTGTTTGACTTGTCCCTGTAGCATACCCCTTTTTGGCTGCAGGTAGAACCTTTTCATTTAAGCATTTTTCATCTTCAGATGAAAAAGGTTTCTTGTTGAATCCTACCTGTCCTCAAAGAACCCCTTTAGAAACCTTTTGTCTAATATTTTTCAAGGAGCAAATACACAAATCACATTCTCAACATTTTCTCTTCCAGCCTACAACTAACTTAATACTTCTTGTGAAATTGTTTCATCTTCATGACTGGCACTGTGCCGGTTCTTTTAAACTGGCAGCCATAGCTCATGTCCCGGCCTCAGTCTCAGGGCAGCTGTGCAGGCACGTTGGAGCATCTGACATTAAAGGTGCAGTATTCTTAAGAGGGTACAGGATATACACTGGCAGCATTATGATACGAATCAAATAGTTCAGCACTAATGCCATATCGTCCTAACATTGCTGTCATCTTTTTTTCTTAAGTACTATAAAGAAATGCAATCACAAACAGAAAGAGGCTACAAGGTAGGTCACGACCCTGTCTCCTCAGATCCACTACATCTTCCTAAGGGCGTTAATACATGTTATAACAGATATAAGAAGTTGATGGCCTGATGGAGCACGTTGTCATTGGCCATCGATTTTCAAGATgtgcaaaatatatttttcctTTGACAGATAAGACTGATTGTGGTTCCCTTGATGATTTAGTTCAAGTTTCAAACACTTTTATTATGCCCCACTGCTAGCTGTGTTTCATATCGTACATCATTTGGATAAGATAAAGATATCATTTTCTGTTTTATCCTCAACTGAAAATCATAATGTTCTGGAATAGTTGTATTCAGTGCCTATCCTATGAGGCCTTAGAACGGTCAGCTCTGGCCACTCTGAGATGTATTCATATCCTATTAAAAATACATTGAGTCATGGCATTAAAATGAATTTATAGGTGAACTTTAATTCAAAATAAACAGAAACAGTAGAGGTTTGACAATTATTGACATAATATGTTTGACATAATACATTTTGAAGCCTCAGACGCTTCAGGATTTCTAAATACTGTAATGTTACATggctttttaatgtattttttacatTGAACATACCACACATAACACTTCTGTATACAACATTTCTCCAAACATGAACCAATAAACTGAAAGAACACAAGCGCACAGTCTTGCTGGACCTCAAACCTGCAGTAGTTGGTGTGCTTCAGGTGGGTGTGGCAGGTGGGTTGCAGAGCGGAGGGGAGACACTGATGGGAAAGCCAGATAAACAGAGAACCATGGGCTTTCCCACTCCTGTACCATAGTTAACTGACAGCCATAACTTCCAACTTCTGCTTCAAAAAATaacagcaagagagagcaaggCAACAGGAAATGAGAGGAGGTTTTCATGTTTTATGCCAAATACTCTTCAAAGCAGACCCTGGATAAATACAGATATGGGTTGATTTAACTGCCTTTCAGTTATAGTATCTATAGTACATGACAGCAGTTATTTTATGACAGCAGTTAATTTTTCAGGAAAGTATTGGTTTAGTAAACATTAGAACTAGTAAAACTACAAAACTGTTCCCTTTTTCATCACGGGTTGATTTAACAATTGAATGACTTTAGGAAATGATTTCAAATATTTGAATAGACATCTCAAGAGAAACTACTTTTAAAACAACTGTATTCGATTATGGCTGTCAGAAATGAGGtacttaaaataaataaacaccttACAAgtaatttaaataaaaaatacatttcaactttTAGCATGATTCGGGACATATCAATCAAGGCCTGTCTTTCAGTTAAAGCATCTATAATACATGACAGCAGTTATTCTTCAGCAAAACATTTGTTCAGTAAATATTAGAACTAGTAAAACTACACTGTCCCCTTTTTCATCATGAAAAAAGCAATTCACAGTACTTAAATGTACATTACAACATAAAGGATAGTATAACTACAAACATACTCTATATTAACCTGAATTCTGAGCAATAGAAATATAAGGGgtacctacataacacattcataagcaTTGTGTAAGCATTTCATTAATGCTTACGACTGGCTGCAACACTGATATATCTTAGACACCGGGGATGAAGATTGAGGAACTGTTCACATATGTGTATTTGTCATCCTGATCTTGGTCCTCAAGAAGTTTTTCCAGAGGGTTGGGTTCTTCAGCCCCAGCAGGGTGCTGCTCCAGGGGCTGGGGCTGAGGGTCCTGCTGGGGCATGGTGGGGGTCACTGGCATGGACATCGGAAGCAGCTGAGACCCAGCCAGAGTGGCAGGGTGAGAGGCAAACTGCACACCCGATGAAGGGATGGTGGTTAGCGGCTGGGCCCACGGGATATAAGTCAGCACCGAGTCCTGGAGGTCCACTTGTGGTAGGGCTGTGGATGTTGGTGCTAGGGTCTGGACCAACAACAGTGGATGTGTTAGTAGTCAAAACCCAGTTGTGTTACAACTTGTTTGTACAGGTAAATGTGTATTGCCCTATGCTCTGTGGACAAGATGCAATGTTTACAGAGTTTACAGTTCAGTTGGCACATGATCAAGATTTGTTGCTCTTTCACTCACCCCGAAGTTGGTAAAGagaggcgtgtgtgtgtaggtgagcaTGGAGGATGGGCCCACCACGGTGTAGCTGGGACACATGGGCTGCATGTACGTGTCAGTGGTGAGGGgcagggtggtggtggttgaggtggtggggTCATGCTGCTGGAGGTACTCTGGGTAAGACCAATGGTTTATGGGCTGGAGAGCAGTAGCTGCAGGCTGGGCTATCCAACCTGCACAGAGGCCGACATCATTGACTGTGGAGGAGTCACTGGATAGGCTACTAGCCACTTCAAACCCGGAAGTCCCTATGTGGATATCATAATGGGTTAGCACTAGTAGCCAATAGTAACGTACAGCTTTAAACTGATCATCCAAAGTAATGATGGGAATATATACTCTAATTCACTTACCAAGCTGTGCATATGAAGGCAAGTTGTTGTTTAGTACCCCAACCTGTGAAAAATATATAATGATAAATCTACCTGAAGGAAAGGAATCTAAATTAACTCCAAAAGCCTTTATTATTCAAGCTGACTTACAATGGTATTTGAGCTGTAAAGTGTAGGATTTTACAATCAAATGCTGAATGTACATTACCAATGGTAAACCCCAGGTGTACATGTGAGTGATCTGAATATTTTTAAATGCCAACGTCACTTAAACAGTAGCTACAAATCCACTGGCTTATAAGGTCATGTTCCTAAACTCTGTGTGTGTAGAACAGTGCATTAACTTTTATTACTTCACACTCCAATAATGAGTCAATTATatccattggtgtgtgtgtgtgtgtgtgtgtgtgtgtgtgtgtgtgtgtgtgtgtgtgtgtgtgtgtgtgcgtgtgtgtgtgtgtctctgtgtgtgtgtgtgtgtgcgtgtgtgtgtgcctgcgtgtgagACTTCTATGGAAGTTGGAAGGAAACAGTAGAATGGCAGGAGAGTTCTAGAACAGGAGACATTTAAATTGAATCCAGGCATGCACATTCACTTGCCAAGCTGGAGAACtacattgtatactgtatattataaactgggtggttagagacctgaatgctgattggctgatataccacacccccccgtGAATTACTGCTTAATTGTTGTTGCAAAAGGTGTGTCATATTTTCTATGACATATTCATCTTTAACCTAATTTTGCGTTTATCTTATTTTAAAGACAAATACTACACATTTAGTCAAAAAAACTGAACTCAGTCCAACTTCTTCTACTGATCTGCTGAACCTTTCCCTGAACCTCTGAGAACCTCTGTTTTTAGACTATCAAGTACCTCTGAGATTACAGACTATCAAGTAATACAGTCCATTTAGTTGGCTATCCCTTATTTTTTTAACAGGCCCTCTACCTTTCCATCTCATCAGGGCCTGTGTGTTTGGAGTGTAGTGTTGAGAAtgccttactgtgtgtgtgttgtgtgttgtcagAGGTAATTCATAGGTTGGTAAGAGGGCTCCTTGGCATGGCTGGGCTGAGTTGATTTGCATAGGCCCTGTGCCCAGCCCTGCAGCCATGTTGTAACTGTCATGGAAAAACACCTGTATTAAATAAGGATAAAATCCCCTTTATCTACCCTGCCGTGGAATCTGATCTAATCTTCTCTAGGCTCCTTTCAGTTGACGTTGTGCATGTCCAGCCCAACGAAAGGTCTTCTCTCTCGTTTTTAGGGCATTTTGTAAAGACAAGAAAAAATGCTAAAGATTCTGGTTGACGCCTTAGGTTGACAGGTTGACAATTTAGTTTGACACTTATCAAAAATGTTTCAAATGGCATTCCTGTGGCTTCGCTGACTTGGTCTCTGTTCTCTTTTGTCTCCTACTCTGTCTTGTTCAATTCTCTATTATAGGATGACAGGCTCACACTCATTTCATAGTTCTTGTTATATTTCCCTCACCGCTCTAGGGGGCACTGTTTTGGCATTGTGGAGAAGCAGTCCTCGTTTCCTCCTCAGCAACTCTTTGACTGGGTCTCGGACTCGCACTCCTTGGTATGGCTTTTCATCAGGCTGCCCTGAGGAAGGAGCTATAGAGCCAATCACAGAAAGGAGAAACTGGCAGTTAGCTTATATCTGTGTTCGTTTAGGGTTAAGTCTGCAACTACAGAACTCTATTATTCATTGATTGCTCTTTAAAGATGTAACAAGGAGGTTCAGTTGCTTATTGTTTGCCTCATGGTTGTGGTAGGGAGGTGTGTCACTTTCTGTCCTGAGGTCATTTCAAGACAATATTTCTGTCCATTTAGGAGACACCTTTTGGCTCGAGAGCACCCACAGAAGCAAAAGTTCAGTGAAAACTCTTTAAGAAGAGGTGTCATAGATGTGATTTGCACCACCGATAGTGGTTCTGATTGCATATGTGGACAGGAAGGAACACAATAGAAACAAAAGAAGAAGCTCAAGCTCAGGTGTGCTACACCCAGCAATCTTATGTCTGTAGGCACTAAGAGACACCGAAACACCTCGGACATTCTGCAAGTTCTAGCTTGAAATGAAACTGGACCTGAGTGTGGGGACCTCTTTAAGTAGGCCAAGTTGGAATTTGAAACGCACTTCTATTGTGAAACAAATCTTTTCAACAACATGAGAACAGCACATACTCACATGCTATATAAACTGTCATCTTTTTACAGACAAAGCATTTGTCAATTTGATAGGCTATAGATAATTTCATGTTGATACATTCAAATAGAGGGAGGCATTTTACCATAGACATGTCGTTAATGACAACGCATTCAGAAGTTTATAACTAAGCGTGAATGAAAAATACTTGCGAGACGTACATTTTGAGCAGCTTTGTTGTCATTGTTGAAAAGGATATTTTGGAAGTTGAATTGCTACCAGTTCACTTCTATTACCTTTGTCAACTCCCACTTAATGAATTTGTTTTTGAATGAATCATCTTCTCTTAATGATATGTGCCAGTAGATATTTAATGCACATTGATTATAACCTTGACTCACTATCGGACAAACTCCCTGTTCTTTCTCAGTGACTGAATGAATCAATTAATCACTCAACTAAGGTAAGGCATCTGCAGATGAACTCAATTGCTTATATTTTAGTGAGGGAAAAATCATGGTCTTTAGGCTCATGAAATTGGTCCATAGAAATGTTCCTTATTTAATTCAAATTTGGTTGACTAAGGAAAGGAATATCATATTGTGTATTTGACTTATCCATTTCACCAGGttttaacatttttattaaaaaaacTCTGTCTTTAAAAATGACTGTCACATACAATAAGACACTGATTGtctgtgcacatgtgtgtgaCCAAGGTGTGTGAAATCGTGGGAACCGGTTTCTGTTGTCAGGTGTCTAGAGACTGATGATGATCTACAATGCAGAGGTGGAGGCCCTATGGTTTCAGATACTGCCGTTCTGGCTCAGATCTGGCTGTGTTGTTAGCTGGAGTGAGTCCTGCCACTTTCCTCTCCAGATCTAAATCTATATCAGATTGAtttaccccctcccccctcccccccagcaaTGGAACAGTCAGCTGATTGAACTTTCTACCCAAATAACAACTTTAAATGACCTTCACATTATTATTCAACTGTATGAGGCCCAATTACTAGCAGACATTACAGCCCTTAGgtgaaagtgtgtgtgcatgtgtgtgtgagtatgtgcgcTCCTGAGCCATCGAGAGTAACTAATATGTTGTCACATGGCCAACAACTGAGATAAGGGACTTCCAAGGAAAACCGGGGTGGCGGGACCATTGTTTGCATACTGAGGTGTGGAATGTTGTGGCCTTGTAATTAATGTCAGCAGCCACTCTGGCTCACTCGATCAAAAATGTACTGGAAATTCACCTTGAAGTGTACCGCTGTGGGGGGAAAACAGCCTGCTTTTCCCTTTGTTGATCACAAATGAGCCTTTTTTAAATGACTTGTAAAATCAACCAGACAAAATTAATTGGGTGGAAAACGGTTTCGTCGTAAAGGATTTGAAAAACGGCGCCATTGTCTGTTCTTACAGTAAATGCTCCTTTCGTCTTATCTCTAGCAAATAGATTGTACTATATTTCACAAagcttcattgaaaataaggtaGTGCCACTTGACTTCTTATCCTTGAACATGCAAAGAATGCTTTTCCCCCTGTAATGTACAGTACAGCCCCCATTCCTGCATATCACTCAATGAGCCCATCAACACTGCACTAAATGTCCTCCTACATTTACACTTAAATTACTGTGGTGCAAAAGACTGTAACTCCTCCCAGTGTAGTAGATTATTCCGAATGTGTTATTTCACCTggagcaggatcaatgagttagccagctaacgttcCTAAATATTCAGAAACAACGTCATATTTCTGAATTGTATCTTTTTTTCAACTTAACTACAGTAAGAAGTTGTTGTTTCATCCAAACAATGACACTTTATTAAATAACCAGCTAATGAACTTACAGTAATACTTTAGGCAAGTCAAAAGATGAGCACAAACTTAAAATGTCAACTATCCATTTAATTACACTAAGTGTGTCTGTACTGCAGGCAGGCAGCCCTCGTGCAGCCTCTGAGAAAGCTGTTGGCTCTGACAAGCAGTAACCACATGTATAACATGCATGTCAGTGGGAAAGGAAGCTACAGTACAAAAGGATTACTCAGAGGTCATACCGTTACAAACAGTCAATGGAAGGTAAAGCAATGAGCTATAACACAATGAAACTGAATAACATGTTTCTTTGTTTTGGAGGACCttagtattttttattttctataaTGCATTATTATATTCCACTACCTATGGGTGGGTGAATATAAACTCTCAATGTAACTGGAGCAACCAGAAGCTGTACAAATGGAAATTCGTTTGAGCGAGTGTGAGGGAATTATGTTGAAGGCGGTGTCCACATTTAGTATGAAAACGAGCAGTAAAAACTCCGTATTTAATTGACATGAAACACATGAAGATCTAAGAGAACTTGAAAAAGAATGATGAATTCAGTCCTCGTCTTCATGAACACAAtgacacgcacacgcgcacgccgAACGCACTTAGACACACACAAGATTCCAAGCTGTACAAAAGAGGAAGCCATGCagctgtgatgttttacagtggtgTGGTGTTTGGGCCGTTTTGCATATCAAGATTATAGCCAACCTCCAAATGATTGTCTTCCTCTTTCCAAACATAAAACTTTCTCCAGTGATGACAACATTGCTTTTAGCCCTTTCACTGCATGTCTATATGCTGAAGTAGAAAGTTACTCTAGTTAAAATTGTGGATTGCAAGTTAGGATTTGGTTCAAAGAGCTACTTTAACACCATCCCTGTCGCAGATTAATGAATGTAAAAATCCCTCTGTCCAAACAAAGACCTAATCTTCTATTCCTTTTAAGTCTTATGGCTCCTGTGTTGTTGCTTTACAACGACTTTCTAAGTAAAAAAAAACCACTGTAAATCATCTTAACCATGACACTAGGGTGAAAAAAGGTGACGAGGCTTGGAGGAAACTATCCATCAACACTGGCCTGAAACATGTCGCCACACAACTTGAACGGTTTACTGAATACCGAATAGTAAATCCTTTTTCTGTAAGGGATGATGTATCAATTACGACCCTCAACCTCTGACCCCAACTTTTGACCCTCAATGACAATGTGCAAAATACTAATTTACGTGCCATAGTTTTCAGTGTTGTTGTCTTGTAGTAATCATATGGACATTTCCACAGCACCCCCTTACAGTACATATTGTAGAATGACTGGTTAGTTGGAGGAGGTAGGCTACTTGACACTGAGTCATCTGCTATTACTGTCCCTGCAATAAGATGTTGGCATACCATAGTCAAAAATGTAAATGATTCTGTTTGGCAATGTTTGATCACATTGATGAGGTAAAAATATAATGTTTTGGAACATAGCACAACGTTTGTGTCAACGTTTCTAATTTCTATTTCGATTCAATTTTTAAAAGGATCATGTACTTACATTTCTTCCAGTGCATGCTCTATGGCTTTCAGATATCTCAAGCTCTGAGTAATTTGTTGAATTGGTTGACTTTTCTTAATAGGATGTGAGTTTGACACAGAATCATAGTGAGTGATGGGCTTCAGTGACTTGCTTTATAACAGCCGCTACAAAACCTCAAGTGA is a window from the Oncorhynchus mykiss isolate Arlee chromosome 24, USDA_OmykA_1.1, whole genome shotgun sequence genome containing:
- the LOC110503775 gene encoding POU domain class 2-associating factor 1 isoform X2, yielding MHWKKSPSSGQPDEKPYQGVRVRDPVKELLRRKRGLLLHNAKTVPPRAVGVLNNNLPSYAQLGWIAQPAATALQPINHWSYPEYLQQHDPTTSTTTTLPLTTDTYMQPMCPSYTVVGPSSMLTYTHTPLFTNFGTLAPTSTALPQVDLQDSVLTYIPWAQPLTTIPSSGVQFASHPATLAGSQLLPMSMPVTPTMPQQDPQPQPLEQHPAGAEEPNPLEKLLEDQDQDDKYTYVNSSSIFIPGV
- the LOC110503775 gene encoding POU domain class 2-associating factor 1 isoform X1, which encodes MHWKKSPSSGQPDEKPYQGVRVRDPVKELLRRKRGLLLHNAKTVPPRAVGVLNNNLPSYAQLGTSGFEVASSLSSDSSTVNDVGLCAGWIAQPAATALQPINHWSYPEYLQQHDPTTSTTTTLPLTTDTYMQPMCPSYTVVGPSSMLTYTHTPLFTNFGTLAPTSTALPQVDLQDSVLTYIPWAQPLTTIPSSGVQFASHPATLAGSQLLPMSMPVTPTMPQQDPQPQPLEQHPAGAEEPNPLEKLLEDQDQDDKYTYVNSSSIFIPGV